Proteins encoded by one window of Chryseobacterium foetidum:
- a CDS encoding M28 family peptidase codes for MKKVLTILSLGILGVFHGQTFIQAYQDRANQVTQTNITSLLQQFSNLGIKTTGSVANDNTLAWLKNQYQAYGYTAGQMTEDTFTIGSSTSKNLIVTKTGTVYPDIYVIICGHYDTINSPGVSDNGSGTSVLLEAARILKDVPTEYSIKFIHFSGEEQGLVGSNHYVNNVVFSNNVRQLNLKVVFNIDQVGGKISNPSNTVTCESDQSGQTGNNAASLAMTQQLAACTGLYSPLSVNMSNAFSSDYIPFENKGDIITGFYETPVSGNQHTPNDTLANVDPVYVFKVGKAAVGALQHFAVATTVLAIDEAQKNSDQIKIYPNPAKNILHIETPASLKNFTVEISDMSGKLVLKSENQNEINISQISSGNYICTISFNGEKTSKKIIIE; via the coding sequence GTGAAAAAAGTACTTACCATTCTGTCTTTAGGTATTCTTGGTGTTTTCCATGGGCAAACTTTTATCCAGGCGTATCAGGACAGAGCCAACCAGGTGACGCAGACGAATATCACCAGCCTCCTGCAGCAGTTTTCCAACCTCGGAATCAAAACCACGGGATCAGTTGCCAACGATAATACGTTGGCATGGCTGAAAAACCAATATCAGGCTTACGGATACACGGCAGGTCAGATGACGGAAGATACTTTCACCATTGGAAGCAGTACTTCGAAGAATTTAATCGTTACCAAAACGGGAACTGTTTATCCTGATATTTATGTGATTATCTGCGGACATTACGACACGATTAACAGTCCGGGTGTGAGCGACAATGGCAGCGGAACCTCTGTTTTGCTTGAAGCTGCAAGAATTCTGAAAGATGTTCCTACAGAATATTCTATTAAATTCATTCATTTTTCGGGGGAAGAACAAGGGCTTGTTGGAAGCAACCATTATGTGAACAATGTGGTTTTTTCAAACAATGTGCGTCAGCTTAATTTAAAGGTTGTCTTTAATATTGACCAGGTTGGCGGCAAAATTAGTAATCCCAGTAACACAGTTACGTGTGAAAGCGACCAAAGCGGTCAGACCGGCAACAACGCAGCATCGCTTGCAATGACTCAGCAACTTGCGGCATGTACAGGACTGTATTCTCCTCTATCGGTGAATATGTCTAATGCTTTTTCATCAGATTACATTCCTTTCGAAAACAAAGGCGACATCATCACCGGTTTTTATGAAACTCCTGTGAGCGGAAATCAACATACTCCCAATGATACTTTGGCGAATGTAGACCCTGTTTACGTTTTTAAAGTGGGTAAGGCAGCTGTGGGAGCTCTGCAGCATTTTGCAGTTGCTACTACAGTTCTTGCGATTGATGAAGCTCAGAAAAATTCAGATCAGATTAAAATTTATCCAAATCCTGCAAAAAACATTTTGCATATTGAAACGCCGGCTTCTTTAAAAAACTTTACGGTTGAAATTTCTGATATGAGCGGAAAACTCGTTTTAAAATCAGAAAATCAGAATGAGATTAATATTTCGCAAATCAGTTCCGGAAATTATATCTGTACAATCAGTTTTAACGGTGAAAAGACATCAAAAAAGATCATTATTGAATAA
- the rplT gene encoding 50S ribosomal protein L20, with product MPRSVNSVASRARRKKVLKQAKGFFGRRKNVWTVAKNAVEKAMSYAYRGRKEKKRNFRSLWITRINAGAREHGMSYSQFMGALKKNNIELNRKVLADLAMNHPEAFKAVVDQVK from the coding sequence ATGCCTAGATCAGTAAACTCCGTAGCTTCAAGAGCTCGTAGAAAAAAAGTATTAAAGCAGGCTAAAGGTTTTTTCGGTAGAAGAAAAAACGTTTGGACCGTAGCTAAAAACGCGGTAGAAAAAGCAATGTCTTATGCTTACCGTGGTAGAAAAGAGAAGAAAAGAAACTTCAGATCTCTTTGGATCACTCGTATCAATGCGGGAGCCAGAGAGCACGGAATGTCTTACTCTCAGTTTATGGGAGCTCTTAAAAAGAACAACATCGAGCTAAACAGAAAAGTTCTTGCAGATCTTGCAATGAATCATCCAGAGGCTTTCAAAGCTGTTGTAGATCAAGTAAAATAA
- the rpmI gene encoding 50S ribosomal protein L35 — translation MPKLKTKSGAKKRFALTGSGKIKRKNAYKSHILTKKETKQKRNLTTTSYVAKVDEKSVKRQLAIK, via the coding sequence ATGCCAAAATTAAAAACGAAATCAGGTGCTAAGAAGCGTTTTGCTCTTACTGGTTCTGGTAAGATCAAAAGAAAAAATGCTTACAAAAGCCACATTTTGACTAAAAAAGAAACGAAGCAGAAGAGAAATCTTACTACTACTTCTTATGTAGCGAAAGTGGACGAAAAAAGCGTTAAGCGTCAATTAGCAATTAAGTAG
- a CDS encoding glycosyltransferase family 39 protein, with product MKSVHYFYFIVILVLFFLGCAYYYPFISDDSLISLRYAERFISGKGLSWNDGHPVEGYSNLLWVLLVSVLGKIGLNLILSARILGILCSIGTLIVIFNYLKNRFTEKESIFIPLILLTTTPCFVIWAIGGLEQPLYILLLTLVLTEVSKIIDQNFKRLFFLSIWLGLLAITRPDGFLFTLTTTGFLVLINRKDKSKIFQIILTVGAIPTLFLEGQLLFRYSYYGEFVPNTALVKVRITMHHILRGGFYTVKAFFGTLILSAAGLYFLYLSVFKKKDLFALFLFLNITAWGLYITLVGGDIFPAYRQYYVIIILFVFAIICGLKYISFKQTNNKKKCILVFVFILNGFLQHFIPANRSAIDERWEFRGMKLGENLKSTFPKQTLIAVTAAGCIPYSSQLPTIDMLGLNDYYIPRHPPKNFGNGLLAHELGNAGYVMTRNPEIIIFDTGSHAHDLQYNITLQLIKNPLFRKRYIESTVQDDNFKYILYFNKYSENTGIRRLKNEISIPGYLFSGNKESFSVFKNGEVLKVLEPYKAYYLKLDDVNGTDWFLKTVNNQLLSTLECTFQQDGNSVVIKLRSSKKILLKSVVLESAN from the coding sequence ATGAAATCTGTCCACTATTTCTATTTTATAGTGATTTTAGTATTATTCTTTTTGGGATGTGCATACTATTATCCGTTTATTTCTGATGACAGTCTCATCTCATTAAGATATGCAGAGCGGTTTATTTCTGGAAAAGGTCTTTCATGGAATGACGGTCATCCCGTTGAAGGATATTCTAATCTTTTGTGGGTTTTGCTTGTTTCAGTTTTGGGTAAAATAGGATTGAATTTAATATTGTCAGCCAGGATATTAGGTATTCTTTGTTCAATCGGAACTTTAATAGTAATTTTCAATTATTTAAAAAATAGATTTACTGAAAAGGAAAGTATTTTCATTCCTTTGATTTTACTTACCACTACTCCGTGTTTTGTCATTTGGGCAATCGGAGGTTTGGAACAGCCGCTTTACATTCTACTTTTAACATTGGTTTTAACAGAGGTTTCAAAAATTATTGATCAAAATTTTAAGAGACTTTTTTTTCTGTCAATCTGGCTTGGACTTTTAGCTATCACAAGACCGGATGGATTTCTTTTTACCTTAACAACCACAGGATTTTTAGTTTTAATTAATAGAAAAGATAAGTCTAAAATTTTCCAAATTATTTTGACTGTTGGTGCAATTCCTACTTTATTTTTGGAAGGACAATTATTATTCAGATACAGTTACTATGGTGAGTTTGTTCCGAATACAGCTTTAGTTAAGGTTAGAATTACAATGCATCACATTTTAAGAGGCGGATTTTATACTGTAAAAGCGTTTTTCGGAACACTTATTCTTTCAGCAGCCGGATTGTATTTTTTATATCTATCAGTTTTCAAAAAGAAAGATTTATTTGCTTTATTTCTGTTTCTGAACATTACAGCGTGGGGATTGTACATCACTTTGGTAGGAGGAGATATTTTCCCGGCTTACAGACAGTATTACGTGATAATTATTCTATTTGTTTTTGCAATTATCTGCGGATTAAAATATATCAGTTTTAAACAAACCAACAATAAAAAAAAATGTATTCTTGTTTTTGTATTCATTCTAAATGGATTTTTGCAACATTTTATTCCTGCAAATCGAAGTGCAATTGATGAAAGATGGGAATTTCGGGGAATGAAATTGGGCGAAAACTTAAAATCAACTTTTCCAAAGCAGACCTTGATTGCTGTAACTGCAGCAGGTTGTATCCCTTATTCATCACAATTACCAACTATAGATATGCTTGGATTAAATGATTACTATATTCCACGTCATCCACCAAAAAACTTTGGAAACGGGCTTTTAGCTCACGAGCTGGGAAATGCCGGTTATGTGATGACAAGAAATCCTGAGATTATTATTTTTGATACAGGAAGCCATGCCCACGATTTGCAGTATAACATAACCCTACAACTGATAAAAAATCCTTTGTTCAGAAAAAGATATATCGAATCTACGGTTCAGGATGATAATTTTAAATACATTTTATACTTTAATAAATATTCAGAAAATACAGGAATCAGAAGATTAAAAAATGAAATTTCAATCCCGGGATACTTGTTTTCAGGTAATAAAGAATCGTTTTCGGTTTTTAAAAATGGTGAAGTTTTAAAAGTTCTGGAACCTTACAAAGCTTATTATTTAAAACTTGATGATGTTAACGGAACAGATTGGTTTTTAAAGACGGTAAATAATCAATTACTGAGTACTTTGGAATGTACTTTTCAGCAAGACGGCAACAGTGTGGTGATAAAACTGAGGTCTTCAAAAAAAATATTATTAAAATCTGTGGTTTTAGAATCTGCGAATTGA
- the infC gene encoding translation initiation factor IF-3 codes for MINDKIRVRELRLVGDNVEPGIYPIDKARQIAAEQDLDLVVISDKAEPFIARILEYKKFLYEQKKKQKELKAKQIKVVVKEIRFGPQTDEHDYEFKKKHAEKFLEEGSKLKTYVFFKGRSIIFKDQGEILLLKLAQELEHVGKVDQLPKLEGKRMIMMMSPKKPAK; via the coding sequence TTGATCAACGATAAAATTCGTGTGAGAGAGCTTCGTTTGGTGGGCGATAACGTAGAGCCGGGAATTTATCCTATCGATAAAGCAAGACAGATTGCCGCTGAGCAGGATCTGGATTTGGTAGTGATTTCCGATAAGGCAGAACCGTTTATTGCAAGAATACTGGAGTACAAAAAATTCCTTTATGAGCAAAAGAAAAAGCAAAAGGAACTGAAGGCTAAACAAATAAAAGTGGTTGTAAAGGAGATCCGTTTTGGGCCTCAGACTGACGAGCACGATTATGAGTTTAAGAAAAAACATGCTGAGAAGTTTCTTGAGGAAGGTTCTAAACTGAAAACCTACGTATTTTTTAAAGGCCGTTCGATCATCTTTAAAGATCAGGGAGAAATTTTACTTCTGAAACTTGCTCAGGAACTTGAGCACGTGGGAAAAGTAGACCAGCTTCCTAAGCTTGAAGGGAAAAGAATGATCATGATGATGAGCCCTAAAAAGCCTGCGAAATAA
- the thrS gene encoding threonine--tRNA ligase: protein MIKITLPDQSVREFEGEVTPLDVAKSISEGLARNTISAVVNGTQVEVTTPITTDSTVQLLTWNDDLGKKAFWHSSAHLLAQAILEFYPNAKLTIGPAIENGFYYDVDFGDDSLSDKEFEKIEKKVLENAKKGSTFSLYPVSKEEALKTYADNPYKVELISNLNDGEITFVTHDNFTDLCRGGHIPNTGIVKAFKVLNAAGAYWRGNEKNPQLTRVYGISFPKQKELTEYLERLEEAKRRDHRKLGKELGIFAFSEKVGQGLPLWLPKGAALRKKLENFLSVAQKKAGYEFVISPHIGSKELYVTSGHWDKYGADSFQPIKTPNEGEEFMLKPMNCPHHCEIYKTSQWSYRDLPKRYAEFGTVYRYEQSGELHGLTRVRGFTQDDAHLFCTPDQLMDEFKKTIDLVLYVFGSLGFADFTAQISLRDPENKEKYIGTDENWEKAETAIVTAATEKGLNTVTEYGEAAFYGPKLDFMVKDALGRKWQLGTIQVDYNLPERFDLWYTGSDGEKHRPVMIHRAPFGSLERFIAILIENTAGDFPLWLAPDQFIILPISEKYTDYAKKVSQLLENHDISGLIDDRNEKTGKKIRDAELKKIPFMIVVGENEENDGTISVRRRGEGDLGAMSIENFVSYFKEQSKTGFEFGV, encoded by the coding sequence ATGATAAAAATTACACTTCCAGACCAAAGCGTCAGAGAATTTGAAGGAGAAGTGACTCCTTTGGATGTGGCAAAATCTATTAGCGAGGGATTGGCTAGAAATACCATTTCCGCAGTTGTAAACGGCACACAAGTCGAAGTTACCACGCCTATAACCACAGATTCTACGGTACAGCTTTTAACATGGAATGATGATCTTGGAAAGAAAGCCTTCTGGCACTCTTCTGCCCACCTTTTGGCGCAGGCTATCCTTGAATTTTATCCAAACGCTAAGTTAACGATTGGTCCGGCCATCGAAAACGGATTTTATTATGATGTAGATTTTGGAGACGACAGTTTGTCTGACAAGGAATTCGAAAAGATTGAGAAAAAAGTTTTAGAAAACGCAAAAAAAGGATCAACATTTTCTCTATACCCTGTTTCTAAAGAAGAAGCTTTAAAAACGTATGCTGATAATCCTTATAAAGTTGAATTGATCTCCAATCTTAACGATGGAGAAATCACTTTTGTAACACATGACAACTTCACAGATCTTTGTCGTGGAGGGCACATTCCGAATACAGGAATTGTAAAAGCTTTTAAAGTTTTAAATGCTGCGGGTGCTTACTGGAGAGGAAATGAAAAGAACCCTCAATTAACCAGAGTATACGGAATTTCTTTCCCTAAACAGAAAGAATTAACGGAATATCTTGAAAGATTAGAGGAAGCAAAAAGAAGAGATCATAGAAAATTAGGCAAAGAATTAGGGATTTTCGCTTTTTCTGAAAAAGTTGGACAAGGTTTGCCTTTGTGGTTGCCTAAAGGCGCCGCTTTGAGAAAAAAACTGGAAAATTTTCTTTCCGTTGCTCAGAAAAAGGCAGGTTACGAATTTGTGATTTCGCCACACATCGGTTCAAAAGAACTGTATGTAACTTCTGGTCACTGGGATAAATATGGAGCAGACAGTTTTCAGCCGATAAAAACTCCGAATGAAGGAGAAGAATTTATGCTGAAACCAATGAACTGCCCGCACCACTGTGAGATTTACAAAACATCACAATGGAGTTACAGAGATTTGCCAAAAAGATATGCAGAATTCGGTACTGTTTACAGATACGAGCAAAGTGGAGAGCTTCACGGTTTAACGAGAGTTCGTGGATTTACTCAGGATGATGCGCATTTGTTTTGTACGCCGGATCAGCTGATGGATGAATTTAAGAAAACGATTGATTTGGTTCTTTATGTTTTCGGTTCATTAGGATTTGCTGATTTTACAGCTCAGATTTCACTGAGAGATCCTGAAAATAAAGAAAAATACATCGGTACAGACGAAAACTGGGAGAAGGCAGAAACAGCGATTGTAACTGCTGCTACAGAAAAAGGTCTGAATACTGTAACTGAATACGGCGAAGCTGCATTCTATGGTCCTAAACTGGATTTCATGGTAAAAGATGCTTTAGGAAGAAAATGGCAGTTGGGAACCATTCAGGTGGATTACAATTTGCCTGAAAGATTTGATCTTTGGTACACAGGAAGCGATGGCGAAAAGCACAGACCGGTGATGATTCACAGAGCGCCGTTTGGTTCTCTTGAAAGATTCATTGCGATTCTGATTGAGAATACTGCTGGAGATTTCCCGTTGTGGCTGGCTCCGGATCAGTTCATTATCCTTCCGATCAGTGAAAAATATACAGATTATGCGAAAAAAGTTTCACAACTTTTAGAAAATCACGATATTAGCGGATTAATTGACGACAGAAACGAAAAAACGGGTAAAAAAATCCGTGATGCAGAATTGAAAAAGATCCCATTCATGATTGTTGTAGGAGAAAATGAAGAGAATGATGGCACAATTTCTGTAAGAAGACGTGGCGAAGGTGACCTTGGTGCGATGAGCATCGAAAACTTTGTCTCTTACTTTAAAGAGCAGTCGAAAACAGGATTTGAGTTTGGCGTATAG